The Sandaracinus amylolyticus genomic interval TCGGGCGTCACGTCGAGCAGGAGCCGATGCTCGTCGGCAGGACGCCACATCAGGTTGAGGCGCGCTGGCAACGCGTCCTGCCAGATCGTCTGATCGAACGCGCGATTGCCGAGCTCGCCGGGCGCGGTGCGGCGACGCGGGCGCACGCGGCCGCGCCAGTCGTAGTGCGCGTCCGACGCGTCGTGGAGATCGATCGCGCGTCGCGTGTAGCCGACGTACGCGTCGAGCTCGACGTCGTCGGTGATCGCGTGCTGATAGCGCAGCAGCGCGCCGAACGAGACCTCGCCGGTCGTCGCGTCGCCGACCGGCGTGGTCGCGAGGACGTCGTGCTGGATGTCGCGATCGTGCTCGCCGACGAACGCGCGCAGGAGCAGGCGATCCGCGAACGGCGCGCCGACGAAGCCGCCTTCGAGCGCGATGCCGTACGCCTCGTACGCGCTGTGGAAGCGCTGGATGCGCGCGGGTGCGACACGACCGCGCGCGTCCTCGACCTCCACGTCCATCCACGCGTCGTTGCGCGAGCGATCGTAGTAGGCCTGCACGGCCGCGTAGAGCCGCGTCGCGTCGTCGCGATACCCCGCGCCGTGGGTGAGGCGGTACGTGCCGAACGAGCCGATCTGCAGCGACGCGCCGACGTGCGGATCGAAGTACGACGCGGCGCGCACCACGTTGATCGCACCGCCGAGCGCATCGGTGCCGAAGCGCACCGGGACCATCCCGCGATAGACCTCGATGCGCTCGACGAGCCCGACCGGCACGCCCTGCACGCCCACGCCGAGCCCCGCGAGCTCGAGCGGCACGCCGTCGAGGAACATGCGCACGCCGCTCCCACACACGCCGTGGATGCAGAGATCGACGGGCGCGCCGAGCCCTCCGGTGCGCCGCACGTTCAGCCCCTCGCTGCGCGCGAGCACTTCCGCGACGTCGGCACTGCGGTCGCGCGCCTCCTCGGTGTCGATCACGCGCACCGCGTCGCTCGACTGCGCGAGCTCCTCCGCCTCGCTCGGCGCGTGCACCACGACGTCGTCGGCGACGAGATCGTCGTCCTGCGCGTGCGCGCTCGGAGCGACGAGCAGCAGCGCGACGAACGAGACGAGCTCAGAACGTCGCGCCACCGTCGACCCGCACGTCCTGGAGCGTCACGTGCCGCGCGCGCTCGGAGAGGAGGAAGAGCGCGACCTGCGCGACGTCGTCGGGCGTCGCGACGCGGCCCAGCGGGATGCCCAGCTTGAACGCGCCGGGGCGACCGCGGACGAGCTCGCTCGGCGAGGCGCCGTCGAGCATGCGCCGCAACATCGGCGTGTCGGTCGAGCCTGGCGACACGACGTTGCAGCGGATGCCGTGCGGCGCGAGCTCGAGCGCGAGGCACTGCGTCAGCATCGTCGCGGCGGCCTTGCTCGCGCAGTACGCGCCCATGCCCACGCGCGGCGTCGATCCCGCGTTCGACGAGATCGTGACGATCGCGCCGCGCGCGCGGCGGATCATGCGGGGTGCGAGGGCGCGCGAGATCGACCAGAGCCCCTCGACGTTCACCGCGAGCGCGTCACGGAGCGCGTCGTCGGGCGCATCGCAGATCGCGCCGAGCGACAGGACGCCCGCCGCGTGCACGAGGCCGTCGATCGCGCCGAGCTCGCGCTCCGCACGCTCGACGATGTCGACGAGCGCGCGCGCATCGCGCACGTCGGCGCGGTACCTCGAGATCGCGGGGTGGTCGAAGGGCGCGCGCTCGTCCCGATCGATCGCGACGACACGCCCGCCCTCGCGCACGAGCGCGGCGGTGACCGCCGCGCCGATCCCCGACGCCGCGCCGGTGACCAGCGTGATCGCGGGCAGGCGCGCGTCCACGTCAGGGCTCCTCGTCGCGCGGCTTGAGGCCGATCAGCGTCACGACGCGCGCGCCGTCGTCGAGCATGCCCTCGTCGGCGATCTCGATCGCGACGAGCCCCGCGCGCGCGAGCAGCGTCATCACGTCATCGTCGCGCTCGACGTCGCGCGGCGAGATCACCTCGGCGCGATCGTGCACCAGCACTCGGCCCCCAGCGCGCGTGACCCGCGCGAGCTCGCGCATCGCGCGCAGGCGATCGTCGACGTCGCCCAGCACGCGATCGGCGAGCACGACGTCGAAGCGCCCGTCGTCGAAGGGCAACGCGCGCGCGTCGGCGACCGCGAAGCGCACCGCGAGCGCGACGTGACGAGCGCGCCGGAGCGCCTCGTCGATGCGCGCGAGCGACGTGTCCACACCCGTCACGCGCGCGCCCACGATGCGCTCGGCGAGCGCGAGCGCGTCGTCGCCGACGCCACAGCCGACGAGCAGCACGCTCGTCGCGTCGAGCGGGACGAGCGCGTGCGCACGGGGGCGCGGACGTGCCTCGAGCCACGGCGCCAGCATCATCCTTCTCCGCGCGAGGGCTCGAGCGCGCGCAGCGCGTCGCTCGTCGTCAGCACCACGCCCGCGGTGCGCGCGACCTGGCGCAGCGCGATCTCGTGATCCTCGCGCGAGAAGTCCGCGGTGGCGTCGGCGAGGAAGAAGGGCTGCACCCCGCGCATGCATCCGTCGACCGCCGTCGTGAGGCACCCGATGTGCGCGTAGATGCCGGTGATCATCAGCTGATCGCGGCCGAGCGTGCGCAGGCGGTCGTGCAGGCGCGTCTCGAAGAACGCGCTGTAGCGCCGCTTCGGGATCAGCGCGTCCGCGTCGATCTCACCGACGTCGAGGCCCAGCTTCGCGAGGCTGGGATGCTCGACGATGCCGGGTCCCCAGAGATCCCAGAGCAGGCCGCGCTCATCGCGGCTCTGCTCGCCCGGCTGCACCGAGAACAGCGCGGGAACGCCGACGCGCGCGCACGCGCCGACGAGCGCGCGCACGTGCTCGAGCACCGGACGGAGCGGCGACGCGCTGGGATCGAACGGCCGCAGGAAGTACGCCTGCATGTCGTGCACGAGCAGCGCGGCGCGCGAGGGCTCGAGCGTCCAGCGCGCGCGACACTCGGGCCACGAGCGCGGTGTGGGGAGCTCGTAGGGGGCGATCGTGGGAAGGGCCATGGTTCGCTACCTCTCGTCGTCGGCTCGCTCGGCGTGCGAGCGAGGAGGATCGACTTCGCGCGAAGGCAGGAGCGCACCGAGGACGGTGCGCATCTTCGCGCTGGTCTCTGCGAGCTCGAGCTCGGGATCGGAGCTGCCGACGATGCCGGCGCCCGCGAACACACGAACGCGCGCGCCCGCGATCTCGGCGCAGCGGATCGCGACGATCCAGTCGCCGTCGCCGCCCGCGCGCGTGTAGCCGAGCGCGCCGGTGAAGTAGCCGCGATCGAGCGCCTCGAGCCGCGCGATCCACTCGCGCGCCGCGCGCGTCGGCAGCCCGCACACCGCGGGCGTCGGATGCAGCGCGACGGCCAGGCGCAACGAGGAGAGATCGCGATCGCGCAGCGTTCCCTCGATGCGCGTCGAGAGATGCCACATCGTGGGCGTCGCGCTGACCACCGGCTCCCGCTCGAAGCGGAGCGCGCGCGTGAGCGGCGCGAGGCTCGCGACGACGTGCTCGACGACGATCTCGTGCTCGTGACGATCCTTCGGCGAGCGCAAGAGGCGCGCGGCGCGCTCGCGATCTTCGATCGGATCTGCGCAGCGCGGGCTCGATCCCGCGAGCGGCACGCTGACCACCGTCGTCCCGCGTCGCGAGAGCAAGAGCTCGGGGCTCGCGCCGACGAGGCGCGTCGGGTCGCTCGCGCCGGGCGCGACGTCGAGCGAGTACGTGAAGCCGTGCGGGTTGCGCGCGCGCAGCACCGCGAGCAGCGCGTTCACGTCGGGCCTCTGGTCGACGGTGAGCTCCGTCGCGCGCGCCAGCACCACCTTCTTCAGCGCGCCGCCGCGGATCGCGCCCGCCGCCTGCGCGACCGCGTCGACGAACCCGCCGCTCTCGTCGTGCGCAGCGCGATCGATCGGCGTGCGCGCGATCGCGCGCGATGCGCCCGTCGTCGCTCCCCACGCGTCGGACACGAGCGCGCGCGCGGGGCGGAAGAGCCGCACCGGCGCGTCCTCGCCGAACGGCAGCGCACCGACCACGAGCGCCGCGCGCGGATCGTCCGACGCGGCGAGCGCACCATCGATCTCCGCGAGCCATCGCTCGGGCGCGCGCAGCGTCCCGTGGAACGACTCGCGCTCGCCCTCGCCCACCACGGTGCGCGTGGGCCCGGCGAGGAAGAACGCAGGCACGTCGGCGCGCATCACGGCTCCACCCCCACGCGACGCGCGAGACCGCGCAGCGTCGGCTCCTCCGCGAGGTCGGCGAACGTCACCTCGACCCCGCCCTCGCGGATCCGCTCGACCAGGCTCATCAGTCGGATCGAGTCGAGGCCCCAGTCGAGCAACGAGTCGTCCGGCGCGAGCGAGCTCGCATCGACCTCGATCAGCGCAGCGATCTCCGCGACGAGCGCGGGGTACGTCGCAGGCAGCGCGCTCACGACGCTCCTCCCGCGGCGAGGCGACTCGCCAGCGCGGCCTTGTCGATCTTCCCGACGCTGGTGCGCGGCAGCGCGTCGCTCACGAGCTCCACGCGATCGGGGAGCTTGAAGGTCGCGACACCGCGCGCGCGCAGGTGCGCCATCAGCGCGGCACGCGTGATCGGGCGATCACCGACCACGATCGCGCAGATGCGCTCGCCGACGATCGCGTCGTGCATGCCGAGCACCGCCGCCTCGCGCACGTCGGGATGCGCGACGAGGTGCTGCTCGAGCTCGGCGGGCGCGATCTTCTCGCCGCCGCGGTTGATCTGCTCCTTCGCGCGCCCTTCGACGACGAGCGACCCGTCGGGCATGCGGCGGACGCGATCGCCGGTGCGATAGAACCCGTCGCGCGTGAACGCGATCGCGTCGTGCTCGGGCACGCGGTAGTAGCCGCGGATCGTGTAGGGCCCGCGCGCGAGCAGGTGCCCCACCTCGCCCTCCGGCACGTCGCGATCCTCGTCGTCGACGATGCGCACTTCGTCGTCCTCGGAGATCGGCCGGCCCTGCGTGGTGATCACGCGCTCGAGCGGATCGTCGAGGCGCGTGTAGCAGACGAGCCCTTCGGCCATCCCGAAGACCTGCTGGAGTCGGCACCCGAGGCCCTCGATCAGATCACGCGCGAGCTCGACGCCGAGCTTCGCGCCGCCGACCTGCAGCACCTCGAGCGAAGGAAAGCGCAGCCCGCGCGCGCGCATCGCCGCGAGCCACGCGCGCGCGAGCGGCGGCACGAGCGCCGTGATCGTCACGCCCTCGCGCGAGAGCAGCGGGAACGCGGCGTCGGGATGAGCCTCGCGGCTCATCACGACGCGCGCCCCCGCGACGAGCGCGCCGAGCACCCCCGGCGAGCTCAATGGGAAATTGTGCGCGCCCGGCAGCGCGACGAGGTACACGCTCCGCGCGTCGAGCCCGCAGATCGGCACGCTCGCGCGCACGCTGTAGAGATAGTCGTCGTGCGTGCGCGGGATCAGCTTCGGCGTCCCGGTGCTGCCGCCCGACAGCTGCAGCAGCGCGACCTGCCTCGCGTCGACGGCGGGCAGCGTGCGCGGCGCGCCGTCGAGCGACGCGAACGGCACCAGCTCCTGCGCATCGCCGACGACGATGACGTGTCTGAGCGTCGGCGTGCCGGCCTTCACCTCGCGCGCGAGCGCGCGGTGGTCGAACCCGGCGACCACGTCGGCGCAGACGTACGCGACCGCGCGCGTGTGCTCGCAGAAGTGCGCGATCTCCGCGCGCCGATGACCCGACAGCGCCATCACGGGGATCGCACCGAGCCGCCACAACGCGAACAGCGTCTCGATCAGCTCGAGCACGTTCGGCAGCTGCACCACCACGCGATCGAGCGGACGGATCCCGAGCTCGATCATCGCGGACGCCACGGCATCGACGCGCGCATCGAGCTCCGCGTACGTCGCGCGCCGTGCGCCGCACACGACGGCGACGCGCTCGCCGTGACGTCGCGCGCCCTCGCGCACGATCGAGTCGAGTGGATCACCTCGCCAGTGCCCGGCGCGTCGATACCGCTCTGCGACGTCGTGGGGCCAGGGCACGCAGCCCTCGAGCAGCGTCGTGCTCATCGCTCGTCCACCGCGATCGGCTCGTGGTGATCGTGCGCGGCGACGCCGCGCTTCCAGTGCCCCGACGCGTGCACGTGCGACGCGGGCAGGCCGCGATCGACGAGGAGGTGTCGATACACCGCGCGCACTTGCGACGCCTCGCCCGCGAGCCACGCGAAGCCTTCGCCCTCGGGCAGCGCGAGCGCGCGCACCGCATCGAGCAGCACCTCGCCCGCGCGGCGATGCACCCAGCGCGCCCCGATCGGCCCCGACGCCGGCCACGGCTGCTCTTCCTCGGGCCCGTCGACCAAGAGCACCACGCGCACGGCGACGCTCGCCGGCAGCTCCTCGATCCGTCGCGCGATCTCGGGCTGCGCCGTCTCGTCGCCGACGAAGAGGTGCCACGCCACCTCGCGCGTGAGCACGTACGAGCCGCGCGGTCCCGCGACGCCGACGACCTGTCCGGGCGTCGCCTGCGCGGCCCACGTCGACGCGACGCCGTGGCCGTGCAGGAAGAAGTCGACGTCGAGCTCGCCGCGATCCGGGTCGTAGCGACGCGGCGTGTAGTCGCGCGCGATCGGCTTCGGTCCGTCGCTCGGCGCGGGCAGCCCGGAGGGCCCGATCACCGGCAGGATCGGATCGCGCTCGCCCGGCCGCGGGAAGAAGATCTTCACGTGGTCCTCGGGCGCGAGCGACCGGAACCCAGCGAGGTCGGCGCCGCCGAGCGTGACGCGCGTCATGCGCGGCGTGAGCGCGACGACGCGCTTCACCTCCAGCGTCCGCATCGCGATCGGGTGCCGCACCAGCTCGAAGAGCGAAGGATCGTGAGCCATCCGTCGTGCCCCCTCACGCCCCGAACGCGCCCGCGGCGCGCATCTCCGACAAGCTCTCTCGCGCGGCGCCGATCGCGTGCTCGATCTGCGCGCGCGTGTGGGCCGCGCACAGGAAGTTCACGTCGCGACGCAGCAGCACTCCGCGGCGCGCCATGCGCCCCTGGAAGTCGCGCATGAGCGCGACGTGTCGCTGCGCATCGGGCGAGAACGAGAAGAACGGGATCGCGTCGTACCCGAGCACGCGCAGCGGTGCGCCGAGCTCCTCCGCCGCGCGGCTCACGCCTTCGCGCAGCGCACGCCCGAGCGACGCGACGTGCGCGACGTAGCCGGTGTCGCGACAGATCTCGATGGTGCGCAGACAGACCGCGAGCGAGACGAGCTCTCCGCCGAACGTCGTCGACACCTGCAAGCGCTCCATCTGCTCGAGGTGCGCGCGCGGACCGACGACCGCGGAGAGCGGCATCCCACCCGCCATCGCCTTCGAGAAGCACGACAGATCGGGCCGCACGTCGAAGAGCTCCTGCGCGCCGCCGAGCGCGAGGCGGAACCCGGTGACGATCTCGTCGAAGACGAGCAGCACGCCCGCGCTCGTGCACACGTCGCGCAGCGCGAGCAACAGATCGCGCGTCACGCAGCGGTTGTAGGGAACCGAGATCACCACCGCCGCGAGCTCGCGCGCGCCGCTGCGGATCGTCTCGAGCAAGCGCGGCTCGTCGTCGGACGTGAAGAGCGGAAGGCGCGTCGTCAGCGTCGCGAGCGCGCTCGGCACGCCCGGCGTGTCGAACATGAAGTGGTCGTGCCAGCCGTTGTATCCGACGGTCACGACGCGCTCCTTGCCCGTGATCGCGCGCGCGAGGCGGACCGCGGCGGACGTCGCGTCCGCGCCGGTCTTGAAGAAGCGCGCCATCTCCGCGCCGGGCACGACACCGACGAGCGCCCTCGCCGCGCGCACCTCGAGCTCGGTCGGCAACGAGTGCACGAGCCCGAGCTCGAGCGCGTCGCGTGCAGCCTCGAGCAGCGCAGGGTGCGCGTGACCGAGCGACGTCGCGCCGAGGCCGCAGACGAAGTCGACGTACTCGTTGCCGTCGACGTCCTCGACGAGCGCGCCGCGACCGCGCGCGAGGTAGACGGGAAAGCTGCCCGGCGCGAAGTGCTCGGGCCGCTTCATCATCGAGAGCGTCAGCCCTGGGACGAGCGCGCGCGCCTCGTCGAGCAGCGCGTGCGACCGGTCGAGCGGCCACGTGCTGGGGTGCGGTCGGGGGAGGCTGTCGGGCATCGCGAGCCGACCTAACCACGAGTGAGAATGACTTTCAAGGGCTTTGATAATAATTCTCACTTTCATTTTCAGCGCGATTGACAGTCATTCTCAATTGACGTAGGCCACCGCCGATGTCGAGGTCCGACGGCGAGCGACTCTCCGAGGCACAGCTCGGCATTTGGTTGGGGCACCAACGCGCCCACGACGGCACGGTGCTCCATGCCGCCGAGTGCGTGGTTTTCGAAGGACTTCTCGACGTCGCGGCGTTCGCGCGCGCGCTGGACGCCACCCTCGTCGAGGCGACCGCGCTCCAGGTCGCGTTCGAAGAGGCGCGAGGTGAGCCACGACGCGTCAGGCGCGAATACGACGGTGTGCGCCTCGAGCGGACGTCACTCAACGGGGAGGCGGAGCTTCTCCGACATGCCCAGCGAGAGGTTCGCCGGCCGCTCGACCTCCAGCGCGGCGCCCTCTCCCGCCACCAGCTGCTCACCCTCGGCCCCGGCCGCTACGCGTGGCTCCACGTCGCGCACCACATCGCGCTCGACGGCTACGGCTTCCACCTCGTCGCGGCGCGGGTCGCGGAGCACTACGCGTCGCTCCAGCGCGACGATCGCCTCGCGACCCGCGGCGCGCTCACCGCGTTCGAGCCCGTGCTCGACGAGGACGACGCGTACCAGCGCTCGCCGCAGCGCGAGGCCGATCGCGCGTTCTGGCGCGACGAGCTCGGCGCGCGTCGTGGCCTGAGCTTCGGCGCGCCCGCGATGCCGGGGCACGGCCTGCGCACGTGGCACCGCTGGGACGGCGAGCGCGCGCAGCGCGTGCGCGACGCGGCGTCGCGAGTGGGCGTGTCGTGGATGGAAGCGCTCCTCGCGGTGATCGCCGCGCACGTCGGCGAGCGCGCGTCGACGCGCTCGTTCCTGCTCGGGCTGCCGGTGATGCTGCGGCTCGGCACGCGCGCGCTGCGAACGCCGTGCATGGCGATGAACCTCGCGGCGCTGCCGATCGATCTCGACGCGGCGTCGAGCATCGGAGCGCTCGCACGCACGATCCGCGCGGCGCTCGCGCGGCAGAAGCGGCACCAGCGCTATCGCTACGAAGCCCTCCGCGTCGATCGCGCGGCGCTCGGCGGACGGCTCTTCGGTCCGGTGGTGAACGTGATGCCGTTCGCGCTGCCGGCGCGCTTCGGTGACTGCAGCGCGCGCGTGCTGCGCGTGTCGGCGGGGCCCGTCGAGGAGCTCGCGTACACGATCGCGCCGTGTGACGAAGGGCTCGAGCTGACGCTCGACGGACACGCCGAGCGCTTCGACGAGCGCGAGCTCACCGCGATGGCGCGCACGCTGGAGCGCGATCTCGACGCGTGGCTCGACGCGCCCGATCGACCGTTGCGCCCCCGCAGCACCGCGACGACCCGGCCGCACGTCGCGCCGACCTGGCCGCTCGATGCGCTCGGCGAGCATGCGCGCACGACCCCGGATGCGACCGCGCTCGTCGAGGGCGAGCGTTCATGGACGTACGCGGAGCTCGATCGTGGCGCGCGGCGATGCGCGGAGTGGCTTCGCGCAGCCGGCTGCGAGCCGGGATCGCTGGTCGCGATCGAGCTCCCGCGGAGCGCGATCGGGATCGTCGTGATCCTCGGCACGCTCTGCGCGGGCGCGGGCTACGTCGCGCTCGATCCCGCGCAGCCGAGCGCGCGGCGAGCCCGCGTGATCCATGCGGCGAAGCCGCGCTTCGTGGTGACGCCCGACGCGCTTCCACACGACGCGCTCGAGGCGTGGACCGCGCCGGGCTCGACGACGCCGCCGAGCGCGCGCGACGACGCGAGCATCGCGTACGTCGTGTTCACGTCCGGCAGCACCGGCGAGCCGAAGGGGGTCGCGATCTCGACCGGTGCGCTCGCGTGGTTCGTCGGCGCGGCGTCGTCGCGCTACGGCGTGTGCGCGCGCGATCGCGTGCTGCAGTTCGCGCCGTGGACCTTCGACGCGAGCGTCGAGGAGATCTTCGTCACGCTCGCGTCCGGCGCCGCGCTGGTGCTGCGCGACGACGCGGCGATCGAGTCACCGGAGGCGTTCTTCGCCGCGTGCGCGCGCGGTGGGATCACGGTGCTCGACCTGCCCACCGCGTTCTGGCACGAGCTCGCGCTCGCCGTCGCGCGGCGCGCGCTGACGCTGCCCTCGTGCGTGCGTCTCGTGATCATCGGCGGCGAGGCGGCATCGCCGGAGCGCGCGCGGCAATGGCGCGAAGGCGCGCGCGAGGCGCGCCTCGTCAACACGTACGGGCCGAGCGAGGCGACGGTGGTCGCGACGTGCGCGGCGCTCGACGACACGACGCGCGACGAAGCGCCGATCGGCACGCCGCTCCCGGGCATCGACGTCGCGATCGTCGACGAGCACGGCGCCGTCGTGACCGCACCCGGCGCGGTGGGCGAGCTCTGGCTGCTCGGGCCCACGCTCGCGACGGGTTATCTCGGGCGCGACGATCTCACGCGCGAGCGCTTCGTGACGCTGCCCGGGTGCGGCCGCGCCTATCGCACCGGCGATCTCGCGACGTGGCGCGACGACGGACAGCTCGCGCACCGCGGTCGCGTCGACGACGAGCTGAAGATCAGCGGACATCGCATCTGCCCCGCGGAGGTCGAGGCCGCGCTGTGCCGTCATCCCCAGGTGCGCGCCGCGGTGGTGTGGGGCGATGCGGCGAAGCGATTGCTCGCGAAGGTGGAGGCCGACGCGATCGACACGACCGCGCTGCGCCGCTTCGTGCGCGAGCAGCTGCCTGCGCCGATGGTTCCATCGGTGCTCGAGGTCGTCGCGCGCCTTCCGCGCACGACGCACGGGAAGATCGATCGCGTCGCGGTGCGGAGCGCGCCGTGCGACGACGCGCCCGAGCACGATCCCGACGTATCCGCGCTGGAAGCGCGGGTGATCGAGGCGTGGCGCGCCGTGCTCGGGGTGACGCGCGTCGAGCTCGACGACGACTTCTTCGCGCTCGGCGGGCACAGCCTGCACGTGATCCAGCTCGCGAACCGCCTCAGCGGCGCGGGCGCGGAGATCCGCGTCGCGGAGATCTTCCGTCGCCCGACGCCGCGCGCGCAGGCAGCGCTGCTCGCGTCGGCGGCTGGAGCGCCGCCACACGAGACGATCTTCGAGCCGGGCTCGGTGTCGCTGCCTCCGTCCTGGGCACCCGCGCCCGCGACGCTGGGGCGAGGCCGCGTGCTGCTGACCGGCGCGACCGGGTTCGTCGGCGTGCACCTGCTCGCGAGCTGGCTCGAGCGCTCCGACGACACGATCGTGTGCACCGTCCGAGCGAGCGATGACGCGACGGCCCGCGCACGTCTCTTCACGCGCGCGGAGGAGCTCGGGATCGAGCTCGGCCCCGCGGCCCATCGCATCGAGGTGATCGCCCTCGATCTCACGGCGCGCGATCTCGAGATCGCACCCTGCGCGACGGTGTTCCACTGTGCTGCGCAGGTCAGTCTCGCGCGCGACTACGACAGCCTGGCCGCCGTGAACGTCGTCGCGACGCGCGAGCTGCTCGGCCTCGCGCTGCGCTGGGGCGCGCAGCTCCACTACGTCTCGTCGATCGCGACGGTCCCGCGCAGCGAGCCCGAAGAGCGACTCCATCCCGCGCACGCCGGGCTCGTCGACGGATATCAGCGCTCGAAGTGGCAGGGAGAGGCGCTCTGCGCGGAAGCGGGCAATCGCGGTCTCCGCGTCGCGGTGCATCGGCTCGGGCGCGTCGCCGGTCCTCGCCGGCGTCCCAGCGTCAATCGAGGCGATCTCGTGTGGCGCATCGGGCGCGCCGCCACGCGCGTCGCTGCATGGCCCGACCTGCCGGTGGAAGAGCCGTGGATCCCCGCGGACGACGCCGCGAGCTCGATGGTTCGCTTGGCGCTCGCCGATGCGGCCACGACGCCCGCGAGCGCGTACCACTTGGTCCACACCGGCAGCGTCGCGCTCGATCGTGTCCGGGAGGCGCTGACGTGCATCGGATATCCGCTCGCGCGTGTGTCGGTGTCCGACTGGATGACGCGAGTCCGCGCCCGCGGTGACGACGAAGACCGTTCCACGCTGGCCTTCTTCGAGCTCCGCGCCATCGACGCCCACACGGCCGCGAGCGCAACACCGGAATACCCGTGCGCGCGTGTGCTCGCGCGTCTGCCCGACCTCGACACGCGCGCCGTCGATTCGGCGCTGCTCATTGGATATTGCCGGCATGCGCAGGCGATTGGCGTCCTCCCCCGGACGCCCGATTCCGACTCTGTTCGATCTGGAGACGAGGGATGACGAAGAACGACAATACAATCTGGATTGCCCGCGCGACGGTCGTGCTCGCGATGCTCGCCGTCGGGGCGGGCTGCGGCGGAGACGACGACTCCGGCACGAGCGAGACCGACAGCGGTGTCGGTCCCGGCCAGGAGGACGGCGGCACGCGCGTGGACGGCGGCACGAACGTCCCCGACGAAGACGCGGGCGCCGGAGAGGACGCTGGCTCGAGCGACGCCGGATCGGTCGGTGAGGACGGCGGACCGCCCTATCCCTCCCTTCCGCCCGTTCTCTCGGTGAGTGGCTGTCAGGCGCTCGCGATCGGGCCGCTCTGCTCCGTCACACAAGACGGCGACGCGCTCTCTGCCAACTGCAGCGGACGAGTCCTCACTGGCACCGTCAGCGAGAGCGGGAACGTGGCGCTCGCGGCCGATCCGTGGACCACGAGCGAAGGCGCGACTGCCATGCTCGCGTGCACCGGCCGATTCGTGCTCGGACAGCTCACCGCGACGTGCACGCGCACGACGACGGCAGTCGGCGAGACGCCGGCGGGCGAGCAGACGTGCAATCTCCTCTCGGATCGCGACGTCCTCCCCGGGGTCACGTGCCTCGAGCTCCCGCCGCGGCTCGACGACGTCGTCCTGTGCGTCGAAGGTGACGCACGCGGCGGCGCGACGATCACCGCCGGCACGTGCCGCGTGATCCAGGACGGCTGCGCGTTCCAGGCGGAGTGCGCGGACGACCTCGTGCTCACCGGCACCGTCACCCGGACCGGCATCAGCTTCAGCCAGCGGCTCGAAGCGCTCGCCGACGCACAGACGCCCTCGGGCGGCGGCAGCCCCGCGTTCATGGCGGGCGACATCGTCGCTCACAGCTGCACTGCG includes:
- a CDS encoding siderophore-interacting protein translates to MAHDPSLFELVRHPIAMRTLEVKRVVALTPRMTRVTLGGADLAGFRSLAPEDHVKIFFPRPGERDPILPVIGPSGLPAPSDGPKPIARDYTPRRYDPDRGELDVDFFLHGHGVASTWAAQATPGQVVGVAGPRGSYVLTREVAWHLFVGDETAQPEIARRIEELPASVAVRVVLLVDGPEEEQPWPASGPIGARWVHRRAGEVLLDAVRALALPEGEGFAWLAGEASQVRAVYRHLLVDRGLPASHVHASGHWKRGVAAHDHHEPIAVDER
- a CDS encoding aspartate aminotransferase family protein; this translates as MPDSLPRPHPSTWPLDRSHALLDEARALVPGLTLSMMKRPEHFAPGSFPVYLARGRGALVEDVDGNEYVDFVCGLGATSLGHAHPALLEAARDALELGLVHSLPTELEVRAARALVGVVPGAEMARFFKTGADATSAAVRLARAITGKERVVTVGYNGWHDHFMFDTPGVPSALATLTTRLPLFTSDDEPRLLETIRSGARELAAVVISVPYNRCVTRDLLLALRDVCTSAGVLLVFDEIVTGFRLALGGAQELFDVRPDLSCFSKAMAGGMPLSAVVGPRAHLEQMERLQVSTTFGGELVSLAVCLRTIEICRDTGYVAHVASLGRALREGVSRAAEELGAPLRVLGYDAIPFFSFSPDAQRHVALMRDFQGRMARRGVLLRRDVNFLCAAHTRAQIEHAIGAARESLSEMRAAGAFGA
- a CDS encoding non-ribosomal peptide synthetase, yielding MSRSDGERLSEAQLGIWLGHQRAHDGTVLHAAECVVFEGLLDVAAFARALDATLVEATALQVAFEEARGEPRRVRREYDGVRLERTSLNGEAELLRHAQREVRRPLDLQRGALSRHQLLTLGPGRYAWLHVAHHIALDGYGFHLVAARVAEHYASLQRDDRLATRGALTAFEPVLDEDDAYQRSPQREADRAFWRDELGARRGLSFGAPAMPGHGLRTWHRWDGERAQRVRDAASRVGVSWMEALLAVIAAHVGERASTRSFLLGLPVMLRLGTRALRTPCMAMNLAALPIDLDAASSIGALARTIRAALARQKRHQRYRYEALRVDRAALGGRLFGPVVNVMPFALPARFGDCSARVLRVSAGPVEELAYTIAPCDEGLELTLDGHAERFDERELTAMARTLERDLDAWLDAPDRPLRPRSTATTRPHVAPTWPLDALGEHARTTPDATALVEGERSWTYAELDRGARRCAEWLRAAGCEPGSLVAIELPRSAIGIVVILGTLCAGAGYVALDPAQPSARRARVIHAAKPRFVVTPDALPHDALEAWTAPGSTTPPSARDDASIAYVVFTSGSTGEPKGVAISTGALAWFVGAASSRYGVCARDRVLQFAPWTFDASVEEIFVTLASGAALVLRDDAAIESPEAFFAACARGGITVLDLPTAFWHELALAVARRALTLPSCVRLVIIGGEAASPERARQWREGAREARLVNTYGPSEATVVATCAALDDTTRDEAPIGTPLPGIDVAIVDEHGAVVTAPGAVGELWLLGPTLATGYLGRDDLTRERFVTLPGCGRAYRTGDLATWRDDGQLAHRGRVDDELKISGHRICPAEVEAALCRHPQVRAAVVWGDAAKRLLAKVEADAIDTTALRRFVREQLPAPMVPSVLEVVARLPRTTHGKIDRVAVRSAPCDDAPEHDPDVSALEARVIEAWRAVLGVTRVELDDDFFALGGHSLHVIQLANRLSGAGAEIRVAEIFRRPTPRAQAALLASAAGAPPHETIFEPGSVSLPPSWAPAPATLGRGRVLLTGATGFVGVHLLASWLERSDDTIVCTVRASDDATARARLFTRAEELGIELGPAAHRIEVIALDLTARDLEIAPCATVFHCAAQVSLARDYDSLAAVNVVATRELLGLALRWGAQLHYVSSIATVPRSEPEERLHPAHAGLVDGYQRSKWQGEALCAEAGNRGLRVAVHRLGRVAGPRRRPSVNRGDLVWRIGRAATRVAAWPDLPVEEPWIPADDAASSMVRLALADAATTPASAYHLVHTGSVALDRVREALTCIGYPLARVSVSDWMTRVRARGDDEDRSTLAFFELRAIDAHTAASATPEYPCARVLARLPDLDTRAVDSALLIGYCRHAQAIGVLPRTPDSDSVRSGDEG